AGAGGTCTAGAGCTTACCATTATCTTGGGTTTATGAATTAGCAGCAGCAAATGCCTACACCTTAACCTTCCCAATGTAAGGACACAATAGactagaaagaagaaagaaaaacaggggCTCCATAATTTTGCTGTACAAAGCTAACAGCAGTTCTTGACTCAAGAGGGACCAATTAATTATACTGAATGGAAGGGAGATCAGGTCACTGACCTTAATGGGCAGGGCCTCTTCCTAAAAAGTACATGCCAGGCCTACCAGGATGGTCTGTGACAATACCAGTATCggcagaaaacactgctttGGCCAACTTAGGAACTGCCTAATGCCAAGCAGGGCATGTCATCCCCCCACTTAATAATGTAAATAAATCATTACAAACAGTTAGAAAAGTGAAACACTTACTTGGTCCAAGACCTATGGAAAATGCAGCAACATAGACAAGCAGGCTGGCCAGTGAGAGCCATTTCAGGACAACAGGGACCTCCCCACTTTCCATGTGAGACCCTGTTGTGCTTTTGCCTCCTGCTGGGGCAGTCCCGTTCAGTTCTCCTGTCCTGGCAACATCTGGGCTTTGTACATCAAATGACAATCTTTCTGTTGAAGCCATACTAGCAAAGAGGTCCTCGAGACTCCCATTGGTGACAGTGAAGTTTCCTGgtctctggagaaagaaatcCTCTGGAGATTGGCTTCTACAGACCTTGGTGAAATTCACATGTATGTTACGGTTCACTAAGCCCATAGTGACCAATGATACTGCCATAACAGAAGAGCCAATACACAGAAAAGTTTTACTTCCAACTTGATCCACAAAAAACGTGGCTGGGACTGTGCTGACCACTTTAACCACCCCAACTCCAGTAGAAGCCAAGCTGGCAGCTTCATCGGTCTGGAACCCAACTGACTTCAAAACAGTCgatgcataaaataaaatgttgggTTGCCCAGTTGTCTGCACAAAAAACACTAGAGTGAGTCCTACCAGCATTCGTGCCCTCATGTTGTTTTTTGAACGAAGCAGGTCCAAGAAACCATACTGATGTTCATCTTTCAGGGAAGACTTAATCACAGTAAGCTCTTTAGTAGCATCTGACGTTTCCCGTAGCCTCTCCAGTACTTTTCTCGCCGCCTCATCGTTATTTTTCATGACAAGAAACCGAGGGCTTGGTGGAAGGAAATACATGGCAATAGCTTGCAAAGCACCTAATGGAATCACAAGTCCAAACATGTACTTCCAGCCGTGAGATACGCTGGCAAACACATAATTTGAAATATAGGCAAAGAGAATGCCTATCACAATCATGAGTTCATTTAATGACACAAGGAGGCCTCTTCTGTGCTGAGGGGCGATCTCGGCAATATACACACATGTTGCAATTGATGATAACGATATGGAAATACCTATGGCCATCCGGCCCACAATGAGTATCTCGTATGATTCATAGGGCAGCAAAATCAGACTACCCACCACAAGTAAAGAAGATGCAATAATTATAGCAAGTCTCCTTCCAAATCGGTCGATAAGAAATCCACCAGTAAGGGATGCAAATAAGGCCCCAAAAAGCAGGGAACTTACAATGACTTCCTGCTCTTTGCAAGAGAGTGCTAAAACACTACTCATCTGAAGAAGGGCTCCAGAGATAAGGCCCAACTCATAACCCATCAGAAGTCCACTTACAGCAGCAATAGCAGAAGATAGAAAGGTGAATGTTCCACAACctgataagaaaataaaaaaagttgaAAGAGTGATTTCTGCTGCATTCTGACAATTCATAATAACTTTATTTGATATACCAGTTTAAAAATCTCTCTGTAACTTTTAGGCAAATCAGTTAGGTACAATACACATCCAGTAGCAGTGGTGGCATAAAAAgctatttctgaaaagaaaaaaaagtaatgaataTAAAATCCTCTTTAGTTTTAATGCTTTTGTGTCCCTTATCTTCCTGATCAGAAGTCAATAAGGTTTTAATCAGGTCCTAAATAATTAAACCTTCTGGTTCAGAATATCAttgcaaaaaaaagcaatgtgAGAAACAATTTTTGCCTTGAGATTTTTCAATGCTTTTCCTAAGGTGAAGAAGTCTCATCCTCCCAACTAGTACAAGCAAAGCATAAATTTCTTAGCCAAATTGTTTCAACCTTGACTTGAATAAGTAACAAGTTTTCCCTCACCActtattatttcctttgtttcacctgAGGATGACATGAAGGCTGCTGGTaccattgtttttattttgccaaATGGAGACTTATTCAATGAGCACCAGGCTGATGCAGCTATCTGGGATATTCTAGGGAAACTGATCTTTGAGGCAAGCTCATGAACTTTCTGGGCTTTGCTCATGTCTAAACTCAGATTCTTTGGAATATCTTGATCAAATATTTTGCACCGCTTTTGACAGCCATAGTGTCAGGAATAAGAAACAGATGATGAAAACAATGCAGATTATATGCCTTTGAATGTCCACTTTAAAACAAACTCATTTTACACAATTGTGATTCATTGTTTATTGTTACAAGATAGATTTGACTGATCATATTCTACTAACTGTGAAGCCTTTTGCACCCTAAACCTTGAGGAATATATCAGTTTGTTATTGTTGGTCTTGTTCTCTCTCCCAGCATGATTTTCCTCTCATCATGATGTTGGCTGCCACACAACTAGGAAAAGAGTAAATTGACTTCTGATTTTCCACTTAGTTAGAGAGATGGGATGGGTCAGAGGAAAGGTAGCTTTTGCAGCATAACAGAGTCCATATTTAGTTAATTCTCCTGGAGCGAGTGGTATATGGTCTAATTGGAAATTATACACaaagtttgtttatttttagcttaTTTTTCTAATGCTTTAAGGCTCTTTGATCACACTGACTGCCCAGAGTTCCTTGCCAGTAACTTTTGAGCACTTTGATGAGGATCAGTCCCATTTGACAGAGGATAttacatttcaaaagcaaatctTGAACAGAGAGAAGGAGAGCAGTTACATCTGCGCTACTAAAGTAAACAGCGCCAGAGCCCAGGCCCAGACCCTGGCATGTGGCCATATATCCTACTAAATTACTGGCAGAATCCCTGGTACATTTGCACCCCAAACCACTTTGTGTTCTCCTAACAGCTCCCAGAAGCAAACAATTCCGCCATCCCACCCTGCATCTACTCCACAGGCAGATGGATTGTTTTGGAGGGTAGCGCACTATAGCTGTGAGCAATGCCTCCGGGGTCAGGGGAGATGTGTAAGCCCATTAAGTCTATTAAGATAAATATCACCTAACTTAGAGTTAGCTCTCCTAACTTTGAGCAAAGCAGAAGCCAAACAGCTTCTGAAGCCCAGAGACACTGAGTGCACCAAATGCACCTCAACTCGCTCAGCTGCTGAGCTGGTGTGGCTGGCAAACCAGAGACAGATAAGAGGTAGGAGAGAAGCACGTGGTTTTTGTCTTGATGGGTCATAAGGACACAGGGGGAATGGGATTACTGTGAAAAATCTTTCAGACGGTGGGGGCAGGGGATAGATTTATTTGGATGGAGATGGGACATCTTGAAGAAACTATCAGAAACAAATTTGCAAAATGGTCCAATGATGGAAcaatcttttttatattgttgtTGTCCGTATATGTTAATATGTCtaaagctttttcttcctttatatcTGCAGCATCTGAGACCACTTCACTTATTTTTAATAGAGGTTAGTGCATGGGTTAGAGCAAGGTCCTGCTGTACCTCCTTCACCCATTGAACAGTACTTCAATGGAAGTACTGCTGACTGCAGCTAGGCTGCTTTGTGCTGCATGTACTCCATCCTGCAATGCACGCCTGCAATATTTGTTTCATCATTGCAAAACATAATTTCTCCTTCCCATTTATACTTTTGAGTTTCCTGCttgctgtattttattataTCTGGAGAATATACCCTTCCAATGAATCCTGGCTGGAAATCTGGGCTAACACAGTGTTGTGCTGAAGGAATGAGCTTGCATATCAGAAACTAAACTGCTAATTTGATCACAGTGCTCTGCCCAAACTACTGTTCAGTGCTGGTGTTTGTGCTTTTTTGAATATCTCTGTATTGTACATCATTGAGCTATGTACATTTAACCTAAGATTTTACCTCAATTTTTATATTATGGAGTAGAGAGCATTGTGGACATCCGGTCTGACATTCACAAAGAGCTCACCATAATCCTTCAGACATGCTTCAATTATATTTATCTGAACTGGGCAATTTAAAACATTCAGCTTTGATTTAAAAGTTGCTAGTGATTGAAAACCAATGGCTTAAAGTCATAAGTTAATTGCTTTCACTGTAAGTTATCTGTAAGTTATTTCTAGACTTAATTTCTGCAACCTCAGCTTCCAACCATCAGATCCCATTGTCGATTTCCCCATACTTAATTGTGTTCACTAAGTACTTATAGCCTGTCATTGAGTCATCTCACAGACATCTCCTTTTTAGCTACTTACCCTGTGAGGCTTTACAAGTTTACCACTCCCTTAAGTATTCAAACCCTGTTCTTTGAACTTTATCCAGACCATCAACTTCTCCAGTAAATTGTGATCTGGACCCAGTGCTCCTGCTGTGATTGCACAGAGCCAAATAGAAACCTGACATAATTATTCCAGTCCTGGTGGacatttccctctctgtttGTCTAAGGATTCTCACAGACATGTATAGGAGCTCATCTTCTGGTTATCCTCCAGGAAAACCAACTTCTTTTCTGACTGGATTCTTTCCAAGGCACTGCCTTGCCTTTAAATATGGCCTGCCTCATTGCATCCTAATGGGGAATGCAAATCACTTTACATTTGTCTGTATTAAAATACATAGCATGGGTTCAACTTACCTAACGTAGAGACATCTACATCATCTCTAGATTTCTCTTGTAACCACTGGAGAAAAATAGGCATTTCTAGATGTCTGAATTAGGTCGGATGGCTACTTCTCTCCATTGCCTATAAAAGGAAACTGTGTGGCTTGCTCAGATGTAGATGTCTAAAGTTAGCAGAGAGGAACCTCAGACAGCACATTCACTTGCAGTCAGCAGGCCAAGGCATCCGAATTGCATTCTGCCAGTGACATATCCCATTTATTAATCACCCATCACCTTTATCACCCCCAAATAAtctattattttcttccaagaaaCCGAGGAAAAACAAGTAACAGAGGGGCAAAAGCTGAGTTTAAGGCTctccagcagcaacagcaacagaagCATGGACAGGGTACCCTATTGATACTTGGAAGTCTGTGTCCTGCCTgcacagcttttatttcttaaaatgttgGAGTGACATTTTTGTATACTTTCAGTTTCTGAATGGCAGTGTCAAGTCAAATATCTTGACAGAGTCTACCACCAGCACTGTTCTTTACAATCCAGACTGCGCTCACCTCAGTCTGTGATCCTCAGACAATCAGAGAAACTGAGATGGTTATTTATTCTTAGTCTGAGAGGCTGTACGAGCTGGATGTAGAGCTCGGAACAGATAAGGAAATATTCAAGCTCATATATTTCTTGCTTCTCCAAGTAGAGTACCTTGGTCAATGTCTTCATGTTTCTTTAGTTTGTTTTTACTGAGTCAGCTGGTATCCTTCTTCATGTGTCCAGTGACACATGCCCACAGTTGTACAGAAATAGTGGAGGGCTGTAACTAGAGCACCCCTGAATGAACAGCAGATCCTGATGTGATGCAGAGGGAGATACATTGTCCTTTTGCATCATCAGCAGCAAAGTCAGCAGTTACCTTGGTGTCTCTTGTCCCTCACAGGCACTATTCCACTGAAAAACATTGTTATATCACAGGTTTTGTTTTAACTGGTGTACCCAAAACTTGCCTGC
The DNA window shown above is from Corvus hawaiiensis isolate bCorHaw1 chromosome 3, bCorHaw1.pri.cur, whole genome shotgun sequence and carries:
- the SLC2A12 gene encoding solute carrier family 2, facilitated glucose transporter member 12 isoform X4 produces the protein MVPGQSTEDLSQQSQTMRAGEDEESSRGSSRPQLPAATGCGTFTFLSSAIAAVSGLLMGYELGLISGALLQMSSVLALSCKEQEVIVSSLLFGALFASLTGGFLIDRFGRRLAIIIASSLLVVGSLILLPYESYEILIVGRMAIGISISLSSIATCVYIAEIAPQHRRGLLVSLNELMIVIGILFAYISNYVFASVSHGWKYMFGLVIPLGALQAIAMYFLPPSPRFLVMKNNDEAARKVLERLRETSDATKELTVIKSSLKDEHQYGFLDLLRSKNNMRARMLVGLTLVFFVQTTGQPNILFYASTVLKSVGFQTDEAASLASTGVGVVKVVSTVPATFFVDQVGSKTFLCIGSSVMAVSLVTMGLVNRNIHVNFTKVCRSQSPEDFFLQRPGNFTVTNGSLEDLFASMASTERLSFDVQSPDVARTGELNGTAPAGGKSTTGSHMESGEVPVVLKWLSLASLLVYVAAFSIGLGPKQLWPDLKCHRNEKHQFYGFLWFTLENGIVMRTKSIIQSQSSA
- the SLC2A12 gene encoding solute carrier family 2, facilitated glucose transporter member 12 isoform X1 encodes the protein MVPGQSTEDLSQQSQTMRAGEDEESSRGSSRPQLPAATGCGTFTFLSSAIAAVSGLLMGYELGLISGALLQMSSVLALSCKEQEVIVSSLLFGALFASLTGGFLIDRFGRRLAIIIASSLLVVGSLILLPYESYEILIVGRMAIGISISLSSIATCVYIAEIAPQHRRGLLVSLNELMIVIGILFAYISNYVFASVSHGWKYMFGLVIPLGALQAIAMYFLPPSPRFLVMKNNDEAARKVLERLRETSDATKELTVIKSSLKDEHQYGFLDLLRSKNNMRARMLVGLTLVFFVQTTGQPNILFYASTVLKSVGFQTDEAASLASTGVGVVKVVSTVPATFFVDQVGSKTFLCIGSSVMAVSLVTMGLVNRNIHVNFTKVCRSQSPEDFFLQRPGNFTVTNGSLEDLFASMASTERLSFDVQSPDVARTGELNGTAPAGGKSTTGSHMESGEVPVVLKWLSLASLLVYVAAFSIGLGPMSWLVLSEIFPVGIRGRAMALTSSMNWGINLLISLTFLTVTELIGLSWVCFIYTIMSLASLAFVIVFIPETKGCSLEQISMELAKQKYVRTPLCAVRQRREKLVPVQLAKREKEQLY
- the SLC2A12 gene encoding solute carrier family 2, facilitated glucose transporter member 12 isoform X3, whose translation is MVPGQSTEDLSQQSQTMRAGEDEESSRGSSRPQLPAATGCGTFTFLSSAIAAVSGLLMGYELGLISGALLQMSSVLALSCKEQEVIVSSLLFGALFASLTGGFLIDRFGRRLAIIIASSLLVVGSLILLPYESYEILIVGRMAIGISISLSSIATCVYIAEIAPQHRRGLLVSLNELMIVIGILFAYISNYVFASVSHGWKYMFGLVIPLGALQAIAMYFLPPSPRFLVMKNNDEAARKVLERLRETSDATKELTVIKSSLKDEHQYGFLDLLRSKNNMRARMLVGLTLVFFVQTTGQPNILFYASTVLKSVGFQTDEAASLASTGVGVVKVVSTVPATFFVDQVGSKTFLCIGSSVMAVSLVTMGLVNRNIHVNFTKVCRSQSPEDFFLQRPGNFTVTNGSLEDLFASMASTERLSFDVQSPDVARTGELNGTAPAGGKSTTGSHMESGEVPVVLKWLSLASLLVYVAAFSIGLGPMSWLVLSEIFPVGIRGRAMALTSSMNWGINLLISLTFLTVTGNT
- the SLC2A12 gene encoding solute carrier family 2, facilitated glucose transporter member 12 isoform X2, which produces MVPGQSTEDLSQQSQTMRAGEDEESSRGSSRPQLPAATGCGTFTFLSSAIAAVSGLLMGYELGLISGALLQMSSVLALSCKEQEVIVSSLLFGALFASLTGGFLIDRFGRRLAIIIASSLLVVGSLILLPYESYEILIVGRMAIGISISLSSIATCVYIAEIAPQHRRGLLVSLNELMIVIGILFAYISNYVFASVSHGWKYMFGLVIPLGALQAIAMYFLPPSPRFLVMKNNDEAARKVLERLRETSDATKELTVIKSSLKDEHQYGFLDLLRSKNNMRARMLVGLTLVFFVQTTGQPNILFYASTVLKSVGFQTDEAASLASTGVGVVKVVSTVPATFFVDQVGSKTFLCIGSSVMAVSLVTMGLVNRNIHVNFTKVCRSQSPEDFFLQRPGNFTVTNGSLEDLFASMASTERLSFDVQSPDVARTGELNGTAPAGGKSTTGSHMESGEVPVVLKWLSLASLLVYVAAFSIGLGPKLIGLSWVCFIYTIMSLASLAFVIVFIPETKGCSLEQISMELAKQKYVRTPLCAVRQRREKLVPVQLAKREKEQLY